Below is a genomic region from Actinoallomurus bryophytorum.
TCGGTCGGGGACAGTTCGATCTCGGCCCCGGCCCGGCGTACCGTCCAGCGCGCCTCGTCCAGTTCCAGGTCAGCGACGCGCAGGATCTCATCCCCGGTCTCCCGTGCGGACCGCCGCAGCACCGCGCGTACGCGGGCGACCAGGGCGTCCACCGAGAACGGCTTGGTCACGTAGTCGTCGCCGCCGAGCGTCAGCCCGGTGACCGTGTCCGTGGGCGTGTCGCGGGCGGTGAGGAAGATGACCGGCGTCTCGTCACCGCGGGAGCGCAGCCGTCGGCACACCTCGAAGCCGTCGAAGTCGGGCAGCATGACGTCGAGCACGATGAGCTGCGGACCGGCGTCCCGCGCCCGCGTCAGCGCCTCTTCCCCGGTGCCGGCCGTGGTCACGTCGAACCCGTGGAAGCGCAGCGCCACCTCCACCAGGTCCCGGATGTTCAGCTCGTCGTCAACGACGAGTACGCGTGGATTGTCCATCGGTCCCATCATCGCGCCGTGTACGGCGTGCCGGATGCGTGGCGCCCCCGGGTGGTCCTGGCCACCCGGGGGCGTTCCCTCGAAAAGGGGTCAGCTGTGCGCCGGCGCCGGCGACTGGGTCGCCTTGGCCGGAACCTTCTTCGGGACGATCACCCGGTTGGCGGTACGGGTGCCGCCGCTGGAGCGGCCCATGACGAGGACGTAGTCGTTGGAGGCCAGCTTGGCGGCGGCGGACTTCTGCCCGTCCTTGCGGAACTTCGTCGCCTTGGCGGTCTTCCACTGCCAGGTCGTGCCGTCCAGGCTACGGACGCTGAGGGTGCCACCGCTCGTCGACGTCAGCACGCCGCGCTGCCAGGTGACCTGAACGAAGCCCTTCTTGGTACGGACCGTGGCGTCCCCGTGCACGCCGACGCGGCGCTTGCGGGCCTGCTTGGCCTTCTGACCCTGCTTGGCCTGCTTGCCCTGCTTGGCCTGCTGGCTGGACGCCGCGGCGGGCTCGGCCTGCGGGGAGCCCGCGGAGGCCGGAACCGCGAGGTAGACACCCGTGCCCACCACGCCAATGGCCAGAGCGGAAACGCCACCGAGAACCTTCTTGTTCACCTTCGTGTCCCTCCTTGGTTTGACGCTCCCTACTGAAGCCGACGCGTCTCAGAGGCTTGGTGGAGATGTCTGGGAGTTCGATGGGAGTCGTGCGTCAGCTCGAGTCGTACGGCCCCGGTCCGCTCTGTGGATAGACTGACGCGCGCCCGTTGCCATTGCCGTTGCCGGGATCCCGAAAATCGTCGACATCAGCGAGTGATCGCATGCCAGCAGCCAAGAAGAATTCCGTCACCAGCGCTCTCCTCGGCCTGCTCGGCAGCCGCCGGGACACTCCCGAGACCTTTGACGGCGAGGAGCAGCCCGCCGCCGGCGAGGGTCAGCTGGAAAACCACCTCGGTGGTGATGAGGCACGCAACTACCGCCAGTACGAGTACGACATGGTGGCACCGCATGTCGGAAAGTCGCTGCTCGAGGTCGGCTCCGGGCTCGGCCACTTCTCCGAGCAGTTCGCCGGGCGGCTCGACTACCTCGTCGTCAGCGACAATGACGCCTACTGCGTCGAACAGCTGACCAAGCGCTACGCCGGCAACGACGACGTCGAGGTCCTCGACCTGGCGCTCCCCGCCGAGATCAACATCAGGCGCAAGGTCGACACGGTCGTCATGATGAACGTCCTGGAGCACATCAAGGACGACGTCCAGGCGCTGAAGGACCTCGCCTCCGTGGTGGAGCCCGGTGGCCGCATCGTGATCTGGGTGCCCGGCTACATGCAGCTCTACGGCGACTTCGACCGTAAGGTCGGCCACGTCACCCGCTACACCCCGAAGACGCTGGAGGCCACGGTCACCGGCGCGGGACTCGGCATCGACGTGCTGAAGCCGATCAACTTCCTGGGCGGCATCGCCTGGTGGCTGGCGGTCCGCCGCGGCGGCGCCGGCTACCCGGACCCGAAGCTCGTCAAGATCTACGACCGGACGGTCGTCCCGACCACACGCGCCATCGAGCGCGTCGTCCGGCCGCCCTTCGGCCAGACGGTGTTCTGCGTCGCCCGCGTCCCGGAGTAGTTCGTTCCGTACTCGTGAGAGTGGCCCCGACCTCGGTCGGGGCCACTCTGCGTTTACGGGCCGCCGTTCGGGCGGCCGGTCTTCTGCCCAGCCTTCGTGTGGGGACCACCTCTGCCCGTCGGCCGGGCCACCCCGCGCCCGCCGCGCCCTTAGTCCGGGCCGTCCTCCCCGTCCCGAGCGCGGCGTACCTGGGCCTTGACCTGATCGGGCCCCCTCGACTGCGGCGGGACGATCGGCGGGATCGGCGGAACGCGCTCCCTTCGCATCCTGGGCTGGCGGTAATCGCGTTCGGTCAGCCGCTCCCATGCGGCGTCACGCTGAGCCTCCAGCTCACGGACGCGCCTTTCCAGCACGACGATGTGCCGGATGGCCACGAGGGTGATGCCCTCCTGGGCCAACTGGATCACGCGGCGGATCCGGCCCAGCTCGTGGTGGGAGTAGCGCCGATGACCGCCGGCCGTACGACTGGGCCGTACGACCTCGTAGGCGTCGAGACGATGCAGGAATCTGGGCCGGGTGCGGAGTATCTGTGCGGCTTGCCCGACCGAGTAGCGCGGCCGGTGCTCTTCTTCGGTAAGGACCATGGCGCGAGCCATCGCAGCATGTCCCCGCCCCCCACGCGCCCGGCACACGCCTTCGGTTGTGAGCTCTTTAACCTGAGATCTCGGCCACGCCCTGACCACGAGGGCGGCTTTGCGATCTGTTCACGGCAGGCTGGGCCGGCTGCCGGGCTCGGACCCCCCGCTCGTCGGCTTCGGCTCGCCGCGACGCTGAAGATGGAACCAGATGAGGGCCGCGACCAGGAAGCCCGTCGATACCAAGGTCACCCAGCCGACGTGGATGCGGCCGTATCCCAAGGTGCCAGGGAGACCGACGATCCAGCCGCCGACCGACAGAAGTATCACCCCGTATATACCGGTGTTGGTCGCCGTGTCTTTCGCCGACTCCAGACTTACGCGGAGACGCTGGTTGGCCAGCATGATCCAGGTGAAGGTCAGCGAAACGACTCCGAGGAACGAGACCGCGATGAAGCCCGTCAGCGAACCCAGTGATCCGTCAACGAGGTAACCACGCTCTTCTTCGGCCAGCGTGGGGACGAGACCGGCGGCCAGTCCGATGGCCACGACCGGAATGCCCAGCACGACCAGCGCGGAGACGATGGACCAGAGCGCAGCCCCGACGGAACGGGCGGCGATGCCGAAGATGCCCACGGCCGCGGCCACCATCGCCCTGAAAGTCAACACGACAAGGGTCACAGCGAAATTGGCCATGTATATCGCGAAGTTAACCAAGAATCGGACAATGGCAAAGAACGTGTTCACCGCTTTCTCCGCCACGGCGTATGCGACGCGGTTGAAGGTATTGCCGATCCGGGTAATGGCCCGTTCCGTGATCGCATAAATCTTGGCGATGCCGATGACCGATGTCCGGTTGATGGGCTTAGTTTCCGGACGCCAGTGCACACGAGCGAATCCGTCCCAGTCCTCGAAGTTCCGCACCTCGATCGACATGCCCCATGGGCCATTGACGGTCCCGGCGAGGATGGCGAACAGGAGACCCAGGATCAACGCTCCTGCCGAAATGTAGAGTACGGCTCCACCGACGACCGAATCAGCGATCATAGGGGTGACCAAGAAGGCGAGGTACGCGAGGCCTCCCGTTCCCGAGAAAGCGAAAATCGCAGAGATGAGCGCAATGGCCCGCCTGGACCGGCCCTCCCATTTCTGGGGGTCGAGAGAGGGATCGACCAGCACCGACGAGGCGGAGAAATACGCGGCATGCGCCGCCAGCATGCAGCCGACCGCCACGAGCAGGCCGGCCACCACCTCGGCATCCGTGTGCGGACTTCCCACGTGACAGGTCAGCGCGGCGAGTGCGGCGAAGATCCACAGCGCTACGCCGCCCCTGACGGTCATGGGAAAGTTTCTGAGCGGAAATGCGAGTACGCCAAGGCCGGAGAGACCTAACACGAAGAATGCCGGAACCCAGGAGTCGAACTCGGCGGTCAGTGCGAGCGCCGCGAGCAGAATGCCGGTGCACGCGATCATCGTCGTCACTCGCGCACTGTTCGACCAGTCGCTGACGATGGGCAGGAACCGGTCGTGAGTGTCGCAGTACACATCGGTCGGGTGTACCTGCTCTGGATCACAGTCCGGCTCGGAACATGTCTGCACGCCGACGTCTTCCTCGGTCCAGCCAAAGGAGCTCGTCGTAAAAGAGAAACCGGTCTTGCCGCCCATCTGAAATCTCCCCTCACTCGGCCCCCCGGCCCGTCACACCCGTCAACATCGCGTCGTCCGCGCGGCAGCTCGGGCATTGAGGCCCCCGTACTCTCCTCAATGCAATAGGCCGTCGGTCGAACCGGCACTTTCCCCTGCTCCCATGGCGGAGGAAAATGACTTGACCGGTGTTCTCTGTAAGGGTCGTGATCGCCGTACGATCCGGCAATCCCCGAATCCGGGGTCGTCACGCCGAGTGGTCAAACCGCCTTTTCTTCGGTCCAGCGCCGGCGGAGGGCGTGGGCGGCCGCCTTGGGGCGGCGGTCGCGGGTGAAGACGCCCTTCTTGTTGCCGTCGACGCGGTTGACCCCGTACCCCGTGGCGAAGTCGGCGAAGTTCCACACGTGTTCCCCCACGACGGACTCGACGCGGTCGAAGGCCCGGTGGAACGCCTCCAGCAACTCCACCTGGTACTCCTCCGTCCAGGGGCCCGCCGAGACCGAGTGCACGCCCGGTATGGCGTCCGCGCCGTACTCGGTGATGATGATCGGCTTGCCGTGCAGGCGGGCCCACTCGTGCAGTTCGGCCTCCAGTTCGCGTTCGGCCGTGACGAGGTCACCGGTGTCGATGTACCAGCCGTTGTAGCGGTTGAGGCAGATGACGTCGAACAGGTCGCTCATCACGTCC
It encodes:
- a CDS encoding response regulator transcription factor — protein: MDNPRVLVVDDELNIRDLVEVALRFHGFDVTTAGTGEEALTRARDAGPQLIVLDVMLPDFDGFEVCRRLRSRGDETPVIFLTARDTPTDTVTGLTLGGDDYVTKPFSVDALVARVRAVLRRSARETGDEILRVADLELDEARWTVRRAGAEIELSPTEFRLLAYLMHNVGRVLTRTQLLENVWGWEHSPSSPVVETYVSYLRRKIGPDLIHTQRGVGYALRPPS
- a CDS encoding class I SAM-dependent methyltransferase, coding for MPAAKKNSVTSALLGLLGSRRDTPETFDGEEQPAAGEGQLENHLGGDEARNYRQYEYDMVAPHVGKSLLEVGSGLGHFSEQFAGRLDYLVVSDNDAYCVEQLTKRYAGNDDVEVLDLALPAEINIRRKVDTVVMMNVLEHIKDDVQALKDLASVVEPGGRIVIWVPGYMQLYGDFDRKVGHVTRYTPKTLEATVTGAGLGIDVLKPINFLGGIAWWLAVRRGGAGYPDPKLVKIYDRTVVPTTRAIERVVRPPFGQTVFCVARVPE
- a CDS encoding MerR family transcriptional regulator, with protein sequence MARAMVLTEEEHRPRYSVGQAAQILRTRPRFLHRLDAYEVVRPSRTAGGHRRYSHHELGRIRRVIQLAQEGITLVAIRHIVVLERRVRELEAQRDAAWERLTERDYRQPRMRRERVPPIPPIVPPQSRGPDQVKAQVRRARDGEDGPD